In Euphorbia lathyris chromosome 10, ddEupLath1.1, whole genome shotgun sequence, a single genomic region encodes these proteins:
- the LOC136208410 gene encoding MLP-like protein 328, whose translation MGEMKGELVAEVELKSGPHEFFKFWKEEAHNTPNHSPSNVQAVKIHHGDGKTAGSIKIWDYTLDGKNEVFKEMIEVEEDKKLVRITGLEGDVFKLYKVYNGIWHIIPKGDGYAAKITVEYEKLNPEVPAPHKHLDLIVSFTKDIDAGLVAAAAAASA comes from the exons atggGAGAAATGAAAGGTGAGTTAGTAGCAGAGGTAGAGCTGAAATCAGGTCCACATGAGTTTTTCAAGTTCTGGAAGGAAGAAGCACATAACACCCCTAACCATAGTCCTTCCAATGTTCAAGCTGTTAAAATTCATCATGGTGATGGCAAGACTGCTGGCTCCATTAAAATCTGGGACTACACCTTAG ACGGAAAAAATGAGGTGTTTAAAGAGATGATAGAAGTGGAAGAGGATAAGAAGCTGGTAAGGATAACAGGTCTGGAAGGAGATGTGTTCAAGCTATATAAGGTTTATAATGGAATATGGCATATCATACCTAAAGGAGATGGTTACGCTGCCAAAATAACAGTTGAATATGAGAAACTGAATCCTGAAGTACCTGCTCCTCATAAACACTTGGATTTGATCGTCAGTTTTACTAAGGATATCGATGCTGGCCTTGtcgctgctgctgctgctgcttctGCTTGA
- the LOC136208409 gene encoding MLP-like protein 328 — protein MGEMKGEIVAEVELKSGPHAFFKFWKEEAHNTPNHTSSHIKAVKIHHGDGKTPGSIKIWDYTIDGKKEVFKEMIEVEEEKKMVKLTGLEGDVFKLYKVYNGIWHIIPKGDGYVAKITIEYEKLNPEFPAPHKYLDMVANFTKDIDAGLVNASASVSA, from the exons ATGGGAGAAATGAAAGGAGAGATAGTAGCAGAGGTTGAACTGAAATCAGGTCCACATGCGTTTTTCAAGTTCTGGAAGGAAGAAGCACATAACACCCCTAACCATACTTCTTCACATATTAAAGCTGTTAAAATTCATCATGGTGATGGCAAGACTCCTGGTTCCATTAAAATCTGGGACTACACCATAG ACGGAAAAAAGGAGGTGTTTAAAGAGATGATAGAAGTggaagaggagaagaagatgGTAAAGCTAACAGGTCTGGAAGGGGATGTGTTCAAGCTATATAAGGTTTATAATGGAATATGGCATATCATACCTAAAGGAGATGGTTACGTTGCCAAAATAACAATTGAATATGAGAAACTCAATCCTGAATTTCCTGCTCCTCACAAATACTTGGATATGGTCGCCAATTTTACTAAGGATATCGATGCTGGCCTTGTCAATGCTTCTGCTTCTGTTTCTGCTTGA